Proteins encoded by one window of Halorubrum ruber:
- a CDS encoding Zn-ribbon domain-containing OB-fold protein, whose amino-acid sequence MSDNDASDTETEGADSAEPTFEAAEYADGTVTYPPHTVGPNGAERVGTVDLREYEGRVVTWTTSTATPPGVREPNTLAIVEFDMGDGYDGPPVRALGQIAEHESTGEQFDVEIGDRVEPAYADELREPGAGIREPESQDWDGFRFRPAE is encoded by the coding sequence ATGAGCGACAACGACGCGAGCGACACCGAAACCGAAGGGGCGGACAGCGCGGAACCGACGTTCGAGGCCGCGGAGTACGCGGACGGGACGGTCACCTACCCGCCCCACACCGTGGGCCCGAACGGCGCCGAGCGCGTCGGGACGGTCGACCTCCGCGAGTACGAGGGCCGGGTCGTCACGTGGACCACCTCGACAGCGACGCCCCCGGGCGTCCGAGAGCCGAACACCCTCGCCATCGTCGAGTTCGACATGGGCGACGGCTACGACGGACCGCCGGTCCGCGCGCTCGGGCAGATCGCCGAACACGAGAGCACCGGCGAGCAGTTCGACGTCGAGATCGGCGACCGCGTCGAGCCGGCCTACGCCGACGAACTGCGCGAGCCGGGCGCCGGCATCCGCGAGCCGGAGAGCCAGGACTGGGACGGCTTCCGGTTCCGGCCGGCCGAGTAG
- a CDS encoding thiolase C-terminal domain-containing protein, which translates to MERVAIVGASMTRFGQRDAWVRELLAEAGAAALDDAGVDGDDLDHLYVSNMASGEFEGQTGVPNALAHDLAAQPAYTARIDQTSSSGGAGVYAAWQSVASGASDLTMLVGGEKMTHRTTSEATDVIASLTHPVEYKQGVTLPSFAGLTARLYLDEYDAPRESLGKVAVKNHRNGVDNPHAQFQKEVDLDTVLDSPIVADPLRLYDFCPITDGSAALVFCPESVAEEYAPDGSYAVISGIGGATDTHVVHERADPTTMGGVVDSSDIAYEMAGIGPDDVDVAELHDMFTILEFLQSEDLGFFEKGEGWKAVEEGVTDRDGDLPINTSGGLKSKGHPLGASGVAQVYEIFKQVTGDAGPRQVEADRGLACNVGGFGNCVTTTILEGSQ; encoded by the coding sequence ATGGAACGCGTAGCGATCGTCGGCGCGTCGATGACCCGGTTCGGGCAGCGCGACGCCTGGGTGCGGGAGCTGCTGGCGGAGGCGGGCGCGGCCGCGCTCGACGACGCCGGCGTCGACGGCGACGACCTCGATCACCTGTACGTCTCGAACATGGCCAGCGGCGAGTTCGAGGGACAGACCGGCGTCCCGAACGCGCTCGCGCACGACCTGGCGGCCCAGCCGGCCTACACCGCCCGTATCGACCAAACCTCCTCGTCCGGCGGCGCGGGCGTGTACGCCGCGTGGCAGTCGGTCGCGTCCGGCGCGAGCGACCTCACGATGCTCGTCGGCGGCGAGAAGATGACCCACCGGACGACGTCGGAGGCGACCGACGTGATCGCGTCGCTCACCCACCCGGTCGAGTACAAGCAGGGCGTCACGCTGCCCTCCTTCGCGGGGCTCACGGCGCGGCTCTACCTCGACGAGTACGACGCGCCCCGCGAGAGCCTCGGGAAGGTCGCGGTGAAGAACCACCGGAACGGCGTGGACAACCCCCACGCGCAGTTCCAAAAAGAAGTGGACCTCGACACTGTCCTCGACTCGCCGATCGTCGCCGACCCGCTCCGACTGTACGACTTCTGTCCGATCACGGACGGCTCCGCGGCGCTCGTGTTCTGCCCCGAGTCCGTCGCGGAGGAGTACGCGCCCGACGGCAGCTACGCCGTCATCTCGGGGATCGGCGGCGCGACCGACACCCACGTCGTCCACGAGCGCGCGGACCCGACGACGATGGGCGGCGTCGTCGACTCCTCCGATATCGCCTACGAGATGGCCGGGATCGGCCCGGACGACGTCGACGTGGCCGAGCTCCACGACATGTTCACCATCCTCGAGTTCCTCCAGAGCGAGGACCTCGGCTTCTTCGAGAAGGGCGAGGGGTGGAAGGCGGTCGAGGAGGGCGTCACCGACCGCGACGGCGACCTCCCGATCAACACCTCCGGCGGGCTCAAGTCGAAGGGCCACCCGCTCGGCGCGAGCGGCGTCGCACAGGTGTACGAGATATTCAAGCAGGTCACGGGTGACGCCGGCCCGCGACAGGTCGAGGCCGACAGGGGGCTCGCCTGCAACGTCGGCGGGTTCGGGAACTGCGTGACCACGACGATCCTGGAGGGAAGCCAATGA
- the mutL gene encoding DNA mismatch repair endonuclease MutL, whose product MEPPDIERLDERTVQRIAAGEVVERPASVVKELVENSLDAGASRVAVSVESGGTEGIRVRDDGVGIPADQLEAAVAEHATSKIGDIEDLDRGVGTLGFRGEALYTVGAVSRLTVRSRPPNAEAGAEITVEGGEVGEVRPAGCPAGTTVEVDDLFYNTPAREKFLKRTATEFDHVNTVVTSYALANPDVAVSLEHDGRETFATEGNGDFRSAVLAVYGREVAESMIDVEWTPDEANADGAAGDAVDDAPVQRVTGLVSHPETARSTRDYLSTYVNGRYVTASALREATLDAYGGQLAPDRYPFAVLFVEVPAGDVDVNVHPRKLEVRFDEEPAVRDAVETAVEEALLDHGLIRSTAPRGQSAPDETAVDPETPDVEAVGGANTDHERAAREGREPATSDVEADSGADSPDAGGPAAPTELDPSDDAAWAVDGLSGEDGATSGPVDGRTERGLGDADDDARPSPRSWQDDSAERDGEPSAGTEDIASGTDDTAETLTDAVDREADSADPGTPEGSPPTDDGPDRDEGSVDGDTSTLIEADSDDDATPPTASTRAAPRQRTLDGDGTESEREFDSLPSLRVLGQLHETYVVAEAPDGLVLIDQHAADERVNYERLKAAFADGADAQALAEPVRIELTAREAALFEEFVDDLAEIGFRAERAGDREVSVTAVPAVFDAALDPDLLRDVLSALVDDAAAGDEPVADVVDELLADLACYPSVTGNTSLTEGRVVDLLDRLDACENPYACPHGRPVVIRLDRDEIGSRFERDYPGHGGRRAE is encoded by the coding sequence ATGGAGCCGCCAGACATCGAGCGGTTGGACGAGCGGACCGTCCAGCGGATCGCGGCCGGCGAGGTCGTCGAGCGCCCCGCAAGCGTCGTGAAGGAGTTAGTCGAGAACAGCCTCGACGCGGGGGCGAGCCGCGTGGCGGTGTCGGTCGAGTCGGGCGGCACCGAGGGGATCCGCGTCCGCGACGACGGCGTCGGCATCCCCGCGGACCAGCTGGAGGCGGCCGTCGCGGAGCACGCCACCTCGAAGATCGGCGACATCGAGGACCTCGACCGCGGCGTCGGCACGCTCGGCTTCCGCGGCGAGGCGCTGTACACCGTCGGCGCCGTCTCCCGGCTCACCGTGCGCTCGCGCCCCCCGAACGCCGAGGCGGGCGCGGAGATAACGGTCGAAGGCGGCGAGGTCGGGGAGGTGCGCCCCGCGGGCTGTCCCGCGGGCACGACCGTCGAGGTCGACGACCTCTTTTATAATACCCCCGCCCGCGAGAAGTTCCTCAAGCGGACCGCCACCGAGTTCGACCACGTGAACACGGTCGTGACGAGCTACGCGCTGGCGAACCCGGACGTAGCCGTCTCCTTGGAACACGACGGCCGCGAGACGTTCGCGACCGAGGGGAACGGCGACTTCCGCTCGGCCGTCCTCGCCGTCTACGGCCGCGAGGTGGCCGAGTCGATGATCGACGTGGAGTGGACGCCCGACGAGGCGAACGCGGACGGAGCGGCCGGCGATGCCGTCGACGACGCCCCGGTCCAGCGCGTGACGGGGCTCGTCTCGCACCCCGAGACGGCGCGCTCGACGCGCGACTACCTCTCGACGTACGTCAACGGCCGGTACGTCACCGCGAGCGCGCTCCGCGAGGCGACCCTCGACGCCTACGGCGGCCAGTTGGCGCCCGACCGCTACCCGTTCGCCGTCCTCTTCGTCGAGGTCCCAGCCGGCGACGTCGACGTGAACGTCCACCCGCGCAAGCTGGAGGTCCGCTTCGACGAGGAGCCAGCGGTCCGGGACGCGGTCGAGACCGCCGTCGAGGAGGCCCTGCTCGACCACGGCCTGATCCGCTCGACCGCGCCGCGCGGCCAGTCGGCGCCCGACGAGACCGCGGTCGACCCCGAGACGCCCGACGTCGAGGCCGTCGGCGGCGCGAACACGGACCACGAGCGCGCCGCGCGCGAGGGGCGCGAGCCCGCGACCTCGGACGTCGAGGCCGACAGCGGCGCAGACTCGCCCGACGCCGGCGGCCCCGCGGCGCCGACCGAACTGGACCCCTCGGACGACGCGGCGTGGGCGGTTGACGGCCTGAGCGGCGAGGACGGGGCCACGAGCGGACCGGTCGACGGACGGACGGAGCGCGGACTCGGCGACGCGGACGACGACGCCCGCCCCTCGCCGCGGAGCTGGCAGGACGACTCTGCGGAACGGGACGGCGAGCCGTCGGCGGGAACCGAAGATATCGCGAGCGGAACCGACGATACCGCGGAGACCCTGACCGACGCGGTCGATCGCGAGGCCGATTCGGCGGACCCCGGGACTCCGGAAGGATCACCACCGACCGACGACGGACCGGACCGCGACGAGGGGTCGGTCGACGGCGACACGTCGACTCTGATCGAGGCGGATTCCGACGACGACGCCACGCCCCCGACCGCCAGCACGCGCGCCGCGCCGCGACAGCGGACCCTCGACGGCGACGGGACGGAGAGCGAGCGCGAGTTCGACTCGCTGCCCTCGCTGCGGGTGCTCGGACAGCTCCACGAGACGTACGTGGTCGCGGAGGCGCCCGACGGGCTCGTGCTGATCGACCAGCACGCGGCCGACGAGCGGGTGAACTACGAGCGGCTGAAGGCGGCCTTCGCGGACGGCGCGGACGCGCAGGCGCTCGCGGAGCCGGTCCGCATCGAACTGACCGCGCGCGAGGCGGCGCTGTTCGAGGAGTTCGTCGACGACCTGGCCGAGATCGGGTTTCGTGCGGAGCGCGCGGGCGACCGCGAGGTCTCTGTGACGGCGGTCCCGGCCGTCTTCGACGCCGCGCTCGACCCCGACCTCCTGCGGGACGTGCTCTCCGCGCTGGTCGACGACGCCGCCGCGGGCGACGAGCCGGTCGCGGACGTCGTCGACGAGCTGCTCGCCGACCTCGCGTGTTACCCCTCCGTCACGGGGAACACCTCGCTGACCGAGGGGCGGGTCGTCGACCTCCTCGACCGCCTCGACGCCTGCGAGAACCCCTACGCCTGCCCGCACGGGCGCCCGGTCGTGATCCGGCTCGACCGCGACGAGATCGGGTCGCGGTTCGAGCGCGACTACCCGGGCCACGGCGGCCGGCGTGCGGAGTGA
- a CDS encoding Single-stranded DNA binding protein, with product MDVNSHAEELASDLGVDKEEVKADLENLLEYSVPIDEAKQSVRRKHGGGGGGSSPTPDAVDVGEITTDHDGVTVTVRVLTQGTRTIRYQGDDLTIREGEIADETGVISYTAWQDFGFEPGDSLTIGNAGVREWEGAPELNLNDSTTVAIADEEVEVDHEVGGDRSLVDIAAGDRGRNVEVRVLEVDEKTISGRDGETEILEGVVGDETAKLPFTDWQPRSEIEAGADLRIEDVYVREFRGVPSINLTEFSTVTPLPDPVEVAEDAPRLSVADAVGSGGMFDVEVVGNVLEVRDGSGLIERCPECGRVVQNGQCRSHGDVDGEDDLRVKAILDDGTDTVTVVLDDELTAEVYGGGLDEALAAAKDAMDKAVVADDIADSLVGRAYRVRGNLSVDDYGATLDAVEFELADDDPADHARAALAEVGE from the coding sequence ATGGACGTCAACAGCCATGCCGAGGAGCTCGCCTCCGACCTCGGCGTCGACAAAGAGGAGGTCAAAGCCGACCTGGAGAACTTACTGGAGTACAGCGTCCCCATCGACGAGGCGAAACAGAGCGTCCGCCGGAAACACGGCGGCGGTGGCGGCGGGTCGTCGCCCACGCCCGACGCCGTCGACGTCGGCGAGATCACGACCGACCACGACGGCGTGACGGTCACCGTCCGCGTGCTGACGCAGGGGACGCGCACGATCCGGTATCAGGGCGACGACCTCACGATCCGCGAGGGAGAGATCGCCGACGAGACCGGCGTGATCTCCTACACCGCCTGGCAGGACTTCGGCTTCGAGCCGGGCGACTCGCTGACGATCGGCAACGCCGGCGTCCGCGAGTGGGAGGGCGCACCGGAGCTCAACCTCAACGACTCGACGACGGTCGCCATCGCCGACGAGGAAGTCGAGGTCGATCACGAAGTCGGCGGCGACCGCAGCCTCGTCGACATCGCGGCCGGCGACCGCGGCCGCAACGTGGAGGTCCGCGTGCTGGAGGTCGACGAGAAGACCATCTCCGGGCGCGACGGCGAGACGGAGATCCTCGAAGGGGTCGTCGGCGACGAGACGGCGAAGCTCCCGTTCACCGACTGGCAGCCCCGTTCCGAGATCGAGGCCGGCGCGGACCTCCGGATCGAGGACGTGTACGTCCGGGAGTTCCGCGGCGTCCCCTCGATCAACCTCACCGAGTTCTCGACGGTCACCCCACTCCCCGACCCGGTCGAGGTCGCGGAGGACGCGCCCCGGCTCTCGGTCGCCGACGCGGTCGGCTCCGGCGGGATGTTCGACGTCGAAGTCGTCGGTAACGTCTTGGAGGTCCGGGACGGCTCCGGGCTCATCGAGCGCTGTCCGGAGTGCGGCCGCGTCGTCCAGAACGGCCAGTGCCGGAGCCACGGAGACGTCGACGGCGAGGACGACCTCCGGGTGAAGGCCATCCTCGACGACGGCACCGACACGGTGACGGTCGTCTTGGACGACGAGCTCACCGCCGAGGTGTACGGCGGCGGCCTCGACGAGGCGCTCGCCGCCGCGAAGGACGCGATGGACAAGGCGGTCGTCGCCGACGACATCGCGGACTCCCTCGTCGGGCGCGCCTACCGGGTCCGCGGGAACCTCTCGGTCGACGACTACGGCGCCACCCTCGACGCGGTCGAGTTCGAGCTCGCGGACGACGACCCGGCCGACCACGCCCGTGCCGCGCTCGCGGAGGTGGGCGAATGA
- a CDS encoding putative phosphothreonine lyase domain-containg protein: MVTDRSPTEIDEEGWHWLRVKHVTGFPRQARDGYFPDHDVTRPAATSEADLPGVDREREASLPADPETVRDVDRLALETTYLSGKWLVERPAETVDDLWEAVVEDVEAGRFWDAKVTTRAGREAFGETDHAVLVFTPNYFDRADVDRVRHRLREVHGVTDAIRYRPDVYTLDGVHEERLGPLADSGAARFRA, translated from the coding sequence ATGGTCACCGACCGCTCTCCCACCGAAATCGACGAGGAGGGGTGGCACTGGCTCCGGGTCAAGCACGTGACCGGTTTTCCGCGACAGGCCCGCGACGGCTACTTTCCCGACCACGACGTGACGCGACCGGCCGCGACGAGCGAGGCGGACCTGCCGGGAGTCGACCGAGAGCGAGAAGCGTCGCTCCCGGCCGACCCCGAGACCGTCCGCGACGTCGACCGCCTCGCGCTGGAGACGACGTACCTGAGCGGGAAGTGGCTCGTCGAGCGCCCCGCCGAGACGGTCGACGACCTCTGGGAAGCGGTCGTCGAGGACGTCGAAGCCGGGCGGTTCTGGGACGCGAAGGTGACGACGCGCGCCGGCCGCGAGGCGTTCGGCGAGACGGACCACGCCGTGCTGGTGTTCACGCCGAACTACTTCGACCGGGCGGACGTCGACCGGGTTCGGCATCGGCTCAGGGAGGTTCACGGGGTAACCGATGCGATCCGGTACCGACCCGACGTGTACACGCTCGACGGGGTCCACGAGGAGCGGCTCGGACCGCTCGCCGACTCTGGCGCGGCGCGGTTCCGGGCCTGA
- a CDS encoding KEOPS complex subunit Pcc1, with amino-acid sequence MTEEIRRTATVRTTHADAATVAAALGPDETDSMRTRVDGDVVACTVSRPTTGGLQSTLDDHLVNLRVADRVIERARSHLAADADSTDALDSTDEPQTTDTDTQPDT; translated from the coding sequence ATGACCGAGGAGATCCGCCGGACCGCGACGGTCCGGACGACGCACGCCGACGCCGCGACGGTCGCGGCCGCGCTCGGGCCGGACGAGACCGACTCGATGCGCACGCGCGTCGACGGCGACGTCGTCGCCTGTACCGTCTCGCGCCCGACGACCGGCGGGCTCCAGTCGACGCTGGACGACCACCTCGTGAACCTGCGCGTCGCCGATCGCGTGATCGAACGCGCTCGGTCGCATCTCGCCGCAGACGCTGACTCCACCGACGCACTCGACTCCACAGACGAACCGCAGACGACCGACACCGACACACAACCCGACACATGA
- a CDS encoding DNA-directed RNA polymerase subunit L, giving the protein MELRVIEKTDTELHIEIAGEDHTFMNVLKGALLESDDVAAATYDMNPEQSGGQTEPVLTVKAEEGDPLDVLADAAGSITERTDALRDAVRAA; this is encoded by the coding sequence ATGGAACTGCGGGTCATCGAGAAGACCGACACGGAACTCCACATCGAGATCGCGGGCGAGGACCACACGTTCATGAACGTGCTGAAGGGCGCCCTGCTGGAGTCGGACGACGTCGCGGCCGCGACCTACGACATGAACCCCGAGCAGTCCGGGGGCCAGACCGAGCCCGTCCTCACCGTCAAGGCCGAGGAGGGCGACCCGCTCGACGTGCTCGCGGACGCCGCCGGGTCGATCACCGAGCGAACCGACGCGCTGCGCGACGCGGTCCGCGCGGCCTGA
- a CDS encoding glycosyltransferase family 4 protein, whose amino-acid sequence MLGWGFPPNITGGLDVHVGELFTGLRDDLGVDVTLVLPAEFAPDDEPGLEPVETGEGDVAARVGELSDRFAELAPDHDVIHTHDWFGYGPGRAAARESDATWVSSFHSLASDRNIDPPSREVETERRLANAADTNVAVSEIVREDIRELYDADSRVVYNGFSTPKFSGKDVREDLGIDGEMLFFVGRHTDQKGISHLLYATKKLRGRDVTLVVGGSGHQTEQLKRFAELLGIDDRVEFVGYVPEAELGDYYAASDAFVSPSYAEPFGITITEALEAGTQVVATPSGVAEVLPDGCLVEVETDSESIVDGLIEALDREEPPEYERREWSDVAEDTLAVYEDVA is encoded by the coding sequence ATGCTGGGGTGGGGGTTCCCGCCGAACATCACCGGCGGGCTGGACGTCCACGTAGGGGAACTGTTCACCGGGCTCCGCGACGATCTCGGCGTCGACGTGACGCTGGTGTTGCCTGCGGAGTTCGCGCCCGACGACGAGCCGGGGCTCGAACCCGTCGAGACCGGGGAGGGCGACGTCGCGGCGCGCGTCGGTGAGCTCTCCGACCGCTTCGCCGAGCTCGCGCCCGACCACGACGTGATCCACACGCACGACTGGTTCGGGTACGGGCCCGGGCGCGCCGCGGCCCGCGAGTCCGACGCCACGTGGGTCTCCTCGTTCCACTCGCTGGCGAGCGACCGCAACATCGACCCGCCGAGCCGCGAGGTCGAGACGGAGCGCCGCCTCGCGAACGCGGCCGACACGAACGTCGCGGTCAGCGAGATCGTCCGCGAGGACATCCGGGAGCTGTACGACGCGGACTCACGGGTCGTGTACAACGGCTTCTCGACGCCGAAGTTCTCCGGGAAGGACGTGCGCGAGGACCTCGGTATCGACGGCGAGATGCTGTTCTTCGTCGGCCGCCACACGGACCAGAAAGGGATCTCCCACCTCCTGTACGCGACCAAGAAGCTGCGCGGCCGCGACGTGACGCTCGTCGTCGGCGGCTCGGGCCACCAGACCGAGCAGCTGAAGCGGTTCGCGGAGCTGCTCGGCATCGACGACCGCGTCGAGTTCGTCGGCTACGTCCCCGAGGCGGAGCTGGGCGACTACTACGCCGCCTCCGACGCGTTCGTCTCGCCATCCTACGCGGAGCCGTTCGGGATCACGATCACCGAGGCCTTAGAGGCGGGGACGCAGGTCGTCGCGACCCCATCGGGCGTCGCCGAGGTGCTCCCCGACGGCTGCCTCGTCGAGGTCGAGACGGACTCGGAGTCGATCGTCGACGGACTCATCGAGGCGCTCGACCGCGAGGAGCCGCCGGAGTACGAGCGCCGCGAGTGGAGCGACGTCGCCGAGGACACGCTCGCCGTGTACGAAGACGTCGCCTAA
- a CDS encoding 30S ribosomal protein S3ae: MSERSVSKSREQKRWYTVLAPEQFDRQELGETLAEEPQQVVGRTITTTLDQLTGDSNANNTKLTFKITDVGSDSAYTEFIKYELTRDYLRSLVRRGASKVEASITVLTTDDYRVRVQPVALTTKKADRSQEKAIRRVMIDKVHAAAEERTFEAFVDAIVDGNLSSAIYGDAKEIYPLRRVEVQKLTLEARPREVAAEEEAAVDVDADEVAVDADE, translated from the coding sequence ATGAGCGAACGATCCGTATCCAAGAGCAGAGAACAGAAGCGCTGGTACACCGTGCTGGCGCCCGAACAGTTCGACCGACAGGAGCTCGGCGAGACGCTCGCCGAGGAGCCCCAGCAGGTCGTCGGCCGCACGATCACGACGACGCTCGACCAGCTGACGGGCGACTCCAACGCGAACAACACGAAGCTGACCTTCAAGATTACCGACGTCGGCAGCGACTCGGCGTACACCGAGTTCATCAAGTACGAGCTGACGCGCGACTACCTGCGCTCGCTCGTCCGCCGCGGCGCCTCGAAGGTCGAGGCGTCGATCACGGTGCTGACGACGGACGACTACCGCGTCCGCGTCCAGCCCGTCGCGCTGACGACGAAGAAGGCCGACCGCTCGCAGGAGAAGGCGATCCGCCGCGTGATGATCGACAAGGTCCACGCCGCCGCCGAGGAGCGGACCTTCGAGGCGTTCGTCGACGCGATCGTCGACGGGAACCTCTCGTCGGCCATCTACGGCGACGCCAAGGAGATCTACCCGCTCCGCCGCGTCGAGGTCCAGAAGCTGACCCTCGAAGCGCGCCCGCGCGAGGTCGCCGCCGAAGAGGAGGCCGCCGTCGACGTCGACGCCGACGAAGTGGCCGTCGACGCCGACGAGTAA
- a CDS encoding GNAT family N-acetyltransferase, with protein MEIRRLPTDEDALRRYAAELWLPYHRDLAATAESHALADRPDEELIAAEAAFRRDLLRENADRRLWVVAVDSEVGPGDVDSGVLDPEKPAPVDVPDPDRDLVAFVSTSVDACPAVFDRPDRLVIGDIYVDESFRGSRLADRLLERAEADAREQDCGELRLDVDVDNERAAAFYEKRGFEPYRKQLTRAVR; from the coding sequence ATGGAGATCCGACGGCTGCCGACCGACGAGGACGCCCTCCGCCGCTACGCCGCCGAGCTGTGGCTCCCCTACCACCGCGACCTCGCGGCGACCGCGGAGAGCCACGCGCTTGCCGACCGGCCCGACGAGGAGCTGATCGCAGCCGAGGCGGCGTTTCGACGCGACCTGCTCCGCGAGAACGCGGACCGCCGCCTGTGGGTCGTCGCGGTCGATTCGGAAGTCGGTCCGGGCGACGTCGATTCCGGGGTACTCGATCCCGAGAAGCCCGCTCCCGTCGACGTTCCCGACCCGGACCGCGACCTCGTCGCGTTCGTCTCGACGAGCGTCGACGCGTGCCCCGCGGTGTTCGACCGCCCTGACCGGCTCGTGATCGGCGATATCTACGTGGACGAGTCGTTTCGGGGGAGTAGGTTGGCGGACCGGTTGCTGGAGCGAGCAGAGGCAGATGCGCGCGAGCAGGACTGCGGCGAACTCCGCCTCGACGTGGACGTCGACAACGAGCGCGCGGCAGCGTTCTACGAGAAACGGGGGTTCGAGCCGTACCGAAAGCAGCTGACGCGAGCCGTGAGATGA
- a CDS encoding DUF7510 family protein — translation MDDTDINVDARIAEDRTVIDVTGTRDVAVVVRSEGGERIYLPPEGFDDPVSGSPYTSPYQGAGAGGEESPYGGATGSTRGVMETADGFRVTHPQPVTEFDVFRGERD, via the coding sequence ATGGACGACACCGACATCAATGTCGACGCGCGGATCGCCGAGGACCGCACGGTGATCGACGTGACGGGCACGAGAGACGTCGCCGTCGTCGTGCGGTCGGAAGGCGGCGAGCGGATCTACCTCCCGCCCGAGGGGTTCGACGACCCGGTCTCCGGGTCGCCGTACACCTCGCCGTACCAGGGCGCCGGCGCGGGCGGCGAGGAGAGCCCGTACGGCGGGGCGACCGGCAGCACGCGCGGCGTGATGGAGACCGCGGACGGCTTCCGGGTCACGCATCCGCAGCCGGTGACGGAGTTCGACGTGTTCCGGGGCGAGCGGGACTGA
- a CDS encoding metallophosphoesterase encodes MGDAPAVEPVVGEPAAVADLGDERALLVADVHAGIEVGLRYERGVELDSRADERRERLVDLIAETGADRLVVLGDLAHRIGAPDGDEREELETLIRAVTDRVPMTLVEGNHDAGVAAAFADELDVIGAGGRVLDGDVGVVHGHTWPDPVLLDADVVCTGHEHPQVRLEDAVGGSRVERAWLRGELDPAAFTEDGADGVGDARDADPPELVVFPAFNERSGGTWVNVEGQSFLAPYLPAALPQADAYLLDGTRLGDYRRI; translated from the coding sequence ATGGGCGACGCGCCAGCCGTCGAACCGGTGGTCGGCGAGCCGGCGGCCGTGGCGGACCTCGGCGACGAGCGCGCGTTGCTTGTCGCCGATGTCCACGCCGGCATCGAGGTCGGCCTGCGCTACGAGCGCGGCGTCGAATTAGACTCGCGCGCCGACGAGCGCCGGGAGCGCCTCGTCGACCTGATCGCCGAGACCGGCGCGGACCGGCTCGTCGTCCTCGGCGACCTCGCGCACCGGATCGGCGCGCCCGACGGCGACGAGCGCGAGGAGCTGGAAACCCTGATCCGCGCCGTCACCGACCGCGTACCGATGACGCTCGTCGAGGGGAACCACGACGCGGGCGTCGCGGCGGCGTTCGCGGACGAGCTCGACGTGATCGGCGCCGGCGGGCGCGTGCTCGACGGCGACGTCGGCGTCGTCCACGGCCACACGTGGCCCGACCCCGTGCTCCTCGACGCCGACGTGGTCTGTACCGGCCACGAGCACCCGCAGGTCCGGCTGGAGGACGCCGTCGGCGGGTCGCGTGTCGAGCGCGCGTGGCTCCGCGGCGAACTCGACCCCGCGGCGTTCACCGAGGACGGCGCGGACGGCGTCGGGGACGCCCGCGACGCCGACCCACCCGAACTCGTCGTCTTCCCCGCGTTCAACGAGCGCTCCGGCGGCACGTGGGTGAACGTCGAGGGGCAGTCGTTCCTCGCGCCGTACCTCCCCGCAGCGCTGCCGCAGGCGGACGCGTACCTCCTCGACGGGACGCGACTCGGCGACTATCGCCGGATCTGA